In Mercurialis annua linkage group LG5, ddMerAnnu1.2, whole genome shotgun sequence, a single genomic region encodes these proteins:
- the LOC126682520 gene encoding sister chromatid cohesion protein PDS5 homolog D isoform X1 → MVSEIELEQQLKETGNELLDPPSSIDELVDLLDKLEHLLINVEQEPSRSMQEAVLPSMKALISDALMKHSDEDVKVSVASCISEITRITAPEPPYSDEYMKEYFYLTVAAFEKLSHVSGRCYTKAVSVLETVSKVRSCLIMLDLQLDELTVKMFQHFLKIIRSNHPHAVYLAMATIMTLIIDESYDISTDLLTALLASVKKANQSASLIASKLGEKVIINSAAKLKPYLKEAMQSESRAFDEYAPIVASLCRDEAPTLVCHHVNGSADHLVTKEQPSPNAASPGEVLHVVDIIPRPTTSNENASARNAENGVIDNSIKKPEHCSLIQHNGSAEVQENAYSEVKLEMEPETVPRKRGWKPNLSMNPEEGYLHCWIPTGRKGVKVPREKKCPSKKIDTRLGNPDSKELNLPSIHATELVRLTSETGGVAGASIPSPDQSLLGGIQHKRGRLKKYASNTNHDADPSSLQVSELSDSETEEKALTEHEISMRKQSERSNTEVKQHKRPRNMELAAKTARKTSQPSGDLLSNEKDNIVSGPKEKLLHQSTQIGRRSSEKDRLTIQRDTRKRNLVISVSNVNAARSRIKKTKSSLRVENYKEEIPANSINQKHTPRKEVRLETPNPKEQLTGRRIKVWWPMDKKFYGGIVQSYNPIRRKHTVLYDDGELEILKLRKERWELIGDDNLFDKVQKTDLPNSSFDRLQKKGEMKSEPAKQLKFSFKRSGGDTISKRKARTSGSESASEGKLPIKKPKIQSTTSDIRSERVTPLNASPSDDGNPESIPENESRYRDGSPGDAYESSDTATPEGDPMLNRKFTGQPSRSEQESEGRSVDSDETT, encoded by the exons ATGGTTAGTGAGATAGAGCTTGAGCAGCAACTTAAAGAGACTGGGAATGAACTTTTAGACCCTCCATCATCTATTGATGAGCTTGTGGATTTGCTTGAT AAACTTGAGCATTTGCTTATAAATGTGGAGCAAGAACCCTCAAGATCAATGCAAGAGGCAGTTTTACCCTCCATGAAGGCCTTGATCTCTGATGCCCTCATGAAGCACTCTGATGAAGATGTGAAGGTCTCAGTTGCATCTTGTATCAGTGAAATTACAAGAATAACAGCACCAGAGCCTCCTTACAGTGACGAGTATATGAAG gaatatttttatttgactgtagcagcttttgaaaaattgtcCCATGTGTCTGGTCGCTGTTACACGAAGGCAGTCTCAGTTCTTGAAACTGTTTCAAAAGTCAGATCATGCTTGATCATGTTGGACCTACAGCTGGATGAACTAACTGTAAAAATGTTTCAACACTTCCTGAAGATTATTAG GTCCAACCATCCACATGCTGTATACTTAGCCATGGCAACAATAATGACCTTGATAATAGATGAAAGTTATGACATATCGACGGATCTTCTAACTGCTCTTTTGGCCAGTGTGAAAAAAGCAAATCAG AGTGCTTCTCTTATTGCATCTAAGCTTGGGGAGAAAGTTATAATTAATTCTGCTGCTAAACTTAAACCCTATCTCAAAGAGGCAATGCAGTCTGAAAGCAGAGCTTTTGATGAGTATGCTCCAATAGTTGCTTCTCTATGCCGGGATGAGGCTCCTACTTTGGTTTGTCATCATGTCAATGGTTCTGCAGACCATTTG GTTACTAAGGAGCAGCCATCACCAAATGCTGCCTCACCTGGAGAAGTTCTCCATGTTGTGGATATTATTCCTAGGCCAACAACAAGTAATGAAAATGCATCAGCCAGAAATGCTGAAAATGGTGTTATTgataattctataaaaaaaccGGAGCATTGTTCTCTTATCCAGCATAATGGAAGTGCTGAGGTGCAAGAAAATGCTTATTCTGAAGTTAAGCTGGAAATGGAGCCCGAGACTGTCCCAAGGAAAAGAGGGTGGAAACCTAATTTGTCAATGAATCCAGAAGAAGGCTACTTGCATTGTTGGATTCCTACGGGCAGAAAAGGCGTAAAAGTACCCCGTGAAAAGAAGTGTCCTAGCAAGAAAATAGATACGCGCTTAGGTAATCCAGATTCAAAGGAATTAAATCTGCCATCAATTCATGCTACTGAACTCGTGAGATTGACATCAGAAACTGGCGGAGTCGCAGGTGCTTCTATCCCATCACCAGATCAGAGCCTTCTTGGTGGAATTCAACATAAAAGAGGCCGATTGAAGAAATATGCCAGCAATACGAATCACGATGCTGATCCTAGTTCCTTGCAAGTATCAGAACTTTCAGATTCTGAAACTGAGGAGAAAGCTCTAACTGAACATGAAATCAGCATGAGAAAGCAATCTGAAAGGAGTAACACAGAAGTAAAGCAACACAAGCGCCCAAGAAACATGGAACTTGCTGCAAAGACTGCTAGAAAGACATCGCAGCCTTCTGGAGATCTATTATCAAATGAGAAAGATAACATTGTGAGTGGACCTAAAGAAAAACTGCTGCATCAGTCAACTCAGATAGGACGAAGGAGCTCAGAAAAAGACAGATTAACTATCCAGAGAGATACTAGGAAGAGAAACTTGGTGATCAGTGTCTCAAATGTAAATGCTGCAAGGTCTAGAATTAAG AAAACTAAATCATCTCTTAGAGTTGAAAATTACAAGGAAGAAATACCTGCAAACAGTATCAATCAGAAGCACACACCAAGGAAGGAAGTG CGTCTTGAAACTCCTAATCCTAAAGAGCAATTGACTGGCAGAAGAATAAAAGTTTGGTGGCCAATGGACAAGAA GTTTTATGGAGGAATTGTTCAATCCTATAACCCTATTAGAAGGAAGCATACG GTGTTGTATGATGATGGCGAGTTGGAGATACTAAAACTCAGAAAGGAACGTTGGGAACTAATTGGAGATGATAATTTGTTTGATAAA GTGCAAAAAACTGATCTTCCCAATTCTTCTTTTGATCG ACTGCAGAAGAAGGGCGAAATGAAATCAGAGCCAGCCAAACAGCtgaaatttagttttaaaag GAGTGGAGGTGATACCATTTCCAAAAGAAAAGCTAGAACATCCGGCAGCGAAAGTGCCAGTGAAGGTAAATTGCCGATCAAGAAGCCGAAGATCCAAAGTACGACAAGTGATATCAGGTCTGAGCGGGTAACACCACTGAATGCAAGTCCATCTGATGACGGAAATCCTGAAAGTATTCCAGAGAATGAAAGTCGGTACAGGGATGGAAGTCCTGGAGATGCATATGAATCTTCAGATACTGCCACCCCGGAAGGGGATCCGATGCTTAACAGGAAATTCACCGGACAACCCAGTAGGAGTGAGCAAGAGAGTGAAGGGAGATCAGT
- the LOC126682520 gene encoding sister chromatid cohesion protein PDS5 homolog D isoform X2: MDWFYLLFQKLEHLLINVEQEPSRSMQEAVLPSMKALISDALMKHSDEDVKVSVASCISEITRITAPEPPYSDEYMKEYFYLTVAAFEKLSHVSGRCYTKAVSVLETVSKVRSCLIMLDLQLDELTVKMFQHFLKIIRSNHPHAVYLAMATIMTLIIDESYDISTDLLTALLASVKKANQSASLIASKLGEKVIINSAAKLKPYLKEAMQSESRAFDEYAPIVASLCRDEAPTLVCHHVNGSADHLVTKEQPSPNAASPGEVLHVVDIIPRPTTSNENASARNAENGVIDNSIKKPEHCSLIQHNGSAEVQENAYSEVKLEMEPETVPRKRGWKPNLSMNPEEGYLHCWIPTGRKGVKVPREKKCPSKKIDTRLGNPDSKELNLPSIHATELVRLTSETGGVAGASIPSPDQSLLGGIQHKRGRLKKYASNTNHDADPSSLQVSELSDSETEEKALTEHEISMRKQSERSNTEVKQHKRPRNMELAAKTARKTSQPSGDLLSNEKDNIVSGPKEKLLHQSTQIGRRSSEKDRLTIQRDTRKRNLVISVSNVNAARSRIKKTKSSLRVENYKEEIPANSINQKHTPRKEVRLETPNPKEQLTGRRIKVWWPMDKKFYGGIVQSYNPIRRKHTVLYDDGELEILKLRKERWELIGDDNLFDKVQKTDLPNSSFDRLQKKGEMKSEPAKQLKFSFKRSGGDTISKRKARTSGSESASEGKLPIKKPKIQSTTSDIRSERVTPLNASPSDDGNPESIPENESRYRDGSPGDAYESSDTATPEGDPMLNRKFTGQPSRSEQESEGRSVDSDETT; this comes from the exons ATGGACTGGTTTTATCTATTGTTCCAGAAACTTGAGCATTTGCTTATAAATGTGGAGCAAGAACCCTCAAGATCAATGCAAGAGGCAGTTTTACCCTCCATGAAGGCCTTGATCTCTGATGCCCTCATGAAGCACTCTGATGAAGATGTGAAGGTCTCAGTTGCATCTTGTATCAGTGAAATTACAAGAATAACAGCACCAGAGCCTCCTTACAGTGACGAGTATATGAAG gaatatttttatttgactgtagcagcttttgaaaaattgtcCCATGTGTCTGGTCGCTGTTACACGAAGGCAGTCTCAGTTCTTGAAACTGTTTCAAAAGTCAGATCATGCTTGATCATGTTGGACCTACAGCTGGATGAACTAACTGTAAAAATGTTTCAACACTTCCTGAAGATTATTAG GTCCAACCATCCACATGCTGTATACTTAGCCATGGCAACAATAATGACCTTGATAATAGATGAAAGTTATGACATATCGACGGATCTTCTAACTGCTCTTTTGGCCAGTGTGAAAAAAGCAAATCAG AGTGCTTCTCTTATTGCATCTAAGCTTGGGGAGAAAGTTATAATTAATTCTGCTGCTAAACTTAAACCCTATCTCAAAGAGGCAATGCAGTCTGAAAGCAGAGCTTTTGATGAGTATGCTCCAATAGTTGCTTCTCTATGCCGGGATGAGGCTCCTACTTTGGTTTGTCATCATGTCAATGGTTCTGCAGACCATTTG GTTACTAAGGAGCAGCCATCACCAAATGCTGCCTCACCTGGAGAAGTTCTCCATGTTGTGGATATTATTCCTAGGCCAACAACAAGTAATGAAAATGCATCAGCCAGAAATGCTGAAAATGGTGTTATTgataattctataaaaaaaccGGAGCATTGTTCTCTTATCCAGCATAATGGAAGTGCTGAGGTGCAAGAAAATGCTTATTCTGAAGTTAAGCTGGAAATGGAGCCCGAGACTGTCCCAAGGAAAAGAGGGTGGAAACCTAATTTGTCAATGAATCCAGAAGAAGGCTACTTGCATTGTTGGATTCCTACGGGCAGAAAAGGCGTAAAAGTACCCCGTGAAAAGAAGTGTCCTAGCAAGAAAATAGATACGCGCTTAGGTAATCCAGATTCAAAGGAATTAAATCTGCCATCAATTCATGCTACTGAACTCGTGAGATTGACATCAGAAACTGGCGGAGTCGCAGGTGCTTCTATCCCATCACCAGATCAGAGCCTTCTTGGTGGAATTCAACATAAAAGAGGCCGATTGAAGAAATATGCCAGCAATACGAATCACGATGCTGATCCTAGTTCCTTGCAAGTATCAGAACTTTCAGATTCTGAAACTGAGGAGAAAGCTCTAACTGAACATGAAATCAGCATGAGAAAGCAATCTGAAAGGAGTAACACAGAAGTAAAGCAACACAAGCGCCCAAGAAACATGGAACTTGCTGCAAAGACTGCTAGAAAGACATCGCAGCCTTCTGGAGATCTATTATCAAATGAGAAAGATAACATTGTGAGTGGACCTAAAGAAAAACTGCTGCATCAGTCAACTCAGATAGGACGAAGGAGCTCAGAAAAAGACAGATTAACTATCCAGAGAGATACTAGGAAGAGAAACTTGGTGATCAGTGTCTCAAATGTAAATGCTGCAAGGTCTAGAATTAAG AAAACTAAATCATCTCTTAGAGTTGAAAATTACAAGGAAGAAATACCTGCAAACAGTATCAATCAGAAGCACACACCAAGGAAGGAAGTG CGTCTTGAAACTCCTAATCCTAAAGAGCAATTGACTGGCAGAAGAATAAAAGTTTGGTGGCCAATGGACAAGAA GTTTTATGGAGGAATTGTTCAATCCTATAACCCTATTAGAAGGAAGCATACG GTGTTGTATGATGATGGCGAGTTGGAGATACTAAAACTCAGAAAGGAACGTTGGGAACTAATTGGAGATGATAATTTGTTTGATAAA GTGCAAAAAACTGATCTTCCCAATTCTTCTTTTGATCG ACTGCAGAAGAAGGGCGAAATGAAATCAGAGCCAGCCAAACAGCtgaaatttagttttaaaag GAGTGGAGGTGATACCATTTCCAAAAGAAAAGCTAGAACATCCGGCAGCGAAAGTGCCAGTGAAGGTAAATTGCCGATCAAGAAGCCGAAGATCCAAAGTACGACAAGTGATATCAGGTCTGAGCGGGTAACACCACTGAATGCAAGTCCATCTGATGACGGAAATCCTGAAAGTATTCCAGAGAATGAAAGTCGGTACAGGGATGGAAGTCCTGGAGATGCATATGAATCTTCAGATACTGCCACCCCGGAAGGGGATCCGATGCTTAACAGGAAATTCACCGGACAACCCAGTAGGAGTGAGCAAGAGAGTGAAGGGAGATCAGT
- the LOC126682520 gene encoding sister chromatid cohesion protein PDS5 homolog D isoform X3, with amino-acid sequence MQEAVLPSMKALISDALMKHSDEDVKVSVASCISEITRITAPEPPYSDEYMKEYFYLTVAAFEKLSHVSGRCYTKAVSVLETVSKVRSCLIMLDLQLDELTVKMFQHFLKIIRSNHPHAVYLAMATIMTLIIDESYDISTDLLTALLASVKKANQSASLIASKLGEKVIINSAAKLKPYLKEAMQSESRAFDEYAPIVASLCRDEAPTLVCHHVNGSADHLVTKEQPSPNAASPGEVLHVVDIIPRPTTSNENASARNAENGVIDNSIKKPEHCSLIQHNGSAEVQENAYSEVKLEMEPETVPRKRGWKPNLSMNPEEGYLHCWIPTGRKGVKVPREKKCPSKKIDTRLGNPDSKELNLPSIHATELVRLTSETGGVAGASIPSPDQSLLGGIQHKRGRLKKYASNTNHDADPSSLQVSELSDSETEEKALTEHEISMRKQSERSNTEVKQHKRPRNMELAAKTARKTSQPSGDLLSNEKDNIVSGPKEKLLHQSTQIGRRSSEKDRLTIQRDTRKRNLVISVSNVNAARSRIKKTKSSLRVENYKEEIPANSINQKHTPRKEVRLETPNPKEQLTGRRIKVWWPMDKKFYGGIVQSYNPIRRKHTVLYDDGELEILKLRKERWELIGDDNLFDKVQKTDLPNSSFDRLQKKGEMKSEPAKQLKFSFKRSGGDTISKRKARTSGSESASEGKLPIKKPKIQSTTSDIRSERVTPLNASPSDDGNPESIPENESRYRDGSPGDAYESSDTATPEGDPMLNRKFTGQPSRSEQESEGRSVDSDETT; translated from the exons ATGCAAGAGGCAGTTTTACCCTCCATGAAGGCCTTGATCTCTGATGCCCTCATGAAGCACTCTGATGAAGATGTGAAGGTCTCAGTTGCATCTTGTATCAGTGAAATTACAAGAATAACAGCACCAGAGCCTCCTTACAGTGACGAGTATATGAAG gaatatttttatttgactgtagcagcttttgaaaaattgtcCCATGTGTCTGGTCGCTGTTACACGAAGGCAGTCTCAGTTCTTGAAACTGTTTCAAAAGTCAGATCATGCTTGATCATGTTGGACCTACAGCTGGATGAACTAACTGTAAAAATGTTTCAACACTTCCTGAAGATTATTAG GTCCAACCATCCACATGCTGTATACTTAGCCATGGCAACAATAATGACCTTGATAATAGATGAAAGTTATGACATATCGACGGATCTTCTAACTGCTCTTTTGGCCAGTGTGAAAAAAGCAAATCAG AGTGCTTCTCTTATTGCATCTAAGCTTGGGGAGAAAGTTATAATTAATTCTGCTGCTAAACTTAAACCCTATCTCAAAGAGGCAATGCAGTCTGAAAGCAGAGCTTTTGATGAGTATGCTCCAATAGTTGCTTCTCTATGCCGGGATGAGGCTCCTACTTTGGTTTGTCATCATGTCAATGGTTCTGCAGACCATTTG GTTACTAAGGAGCAGCCATCACCAAATGCTGCCTCACCTGGAGAAGTTCTCCATGTTGTGGATATTATTCCTAGGCCAACAACAAGTAATGAAAATGCATCAGCCAGAAATGCTGAAAATGGTGTTATTgataattctataaaaaaaccGGAGCATTGTTCTCTTATCCAGCATAATGGAAGTGCTGAGGTGCAAGAAAATGCTTATTCTGAAGTTAAGCTGGAAATGGAGCCCGAGACTGTCCCAAGGAAAAGAGGGTGGAAACCTAATTTGTCAATGAATCCAGAAGAAGGCTACTTGCATTGTTGGATTCCTACGGGCAGAAAAGGCGTAAAAGTACCCCGTGAAAAGAAGTGTCCTAGCAAGAAAATAGATACGCGCTTAGGTAATCCAGATTCAAAGGAATTAAATCTGCCATCAATTCATGCTACTGAACTCGTGAGATTGACATCAGAAACTGGCGGAGTCGCAGGTGCTTCTATCCCATCACCAGATCAGAGCCTTCTTGGTGGAATTCAACATAAAAGAGGCCGATTGAAGAAATATGCCAGCAATACGAATCACGATGCTGATCCTAGTTCCTTGCAAGTATCAGAACTTTCAGATTCTGAAACTGAGGAGAAAGCTCTAACTGAACATGAAATCAGCATGAGAAAGCAATCTGAAAGGAGTAACACAGAAGTAAAGCAACACAAGCGCCCAAGAAACATGGAACTTGCTGCAAAGACTGCTAGAAAGACATCGCAGCCTTCTGGAGATCTATTATCAAATGAGAAAGATAACATTGTGAGTGGACCTAAAGAAAAACTGCTGCATCAGTCAACTCAGATAGGACGAAGGAGCTCAGAAAAAGACAGATTAACTATCCAGAGAGATACTAGGAAGAGAAACTTGGTGATCAGTGTCTCAAATGTAAATGCTGCAAGGTCTAGAATTAAG AAAACTAAATCATCTCTTAGAGTTGAAAATTACAAGGAAGAAATACCTGCAAACAGTATCAATCAGAAGCACACACCAAGGAAGGAAGTG CGTCTTGAAACTCCTAATCCTAAAGAGCAATTGACTGGCAGAAGAATAAAAGTTTGGTGGCCAATGGACAAGAA GTTTTATGGAGGAATTGTTCAATCCTATAACCCTATTAGAAGGAAGCATACG GTGTTGTATGATGATGGCGAGTTGGAGATACTAAAACTCAGAAAGGAACGTTGGGAACTAATTGGAGATGATAATTTGTTTGATAAA GTGCAAAAAACTGATCTTCCCAATTCTTCTTTTGATCG ACTGCAGAAGAAGGGCGAAATGAAATCAGAGCCAGCCAAACAGCtgaaatttagttttaaaag GAGTGGAGGTGATACCATTTCCAAAAGAAAAGCTAGAACATCCGGCAGCGAAAGTGCCAGTGAAGGTAAATTGCCGATCAAGAAGCCGAAGATCCAAAGTACGACAAGTGATATCAGGTCTGAGCGGGTAACACCACTGAATGCAAGTCCATCTGATGACGGAAATCCTGAAAGTATTCCAGAGAATGAAAGTCGGTACAGGGATGGAAGTCCTGGAGATGCATATGAATCTTCAGATACTGCCACCCCGGAAGGGGATCCGATGCTTAACAGGAAATTCACCGGACAACCCAGTAGGAGTGAGCAAGAGAGTGAAGGGAGATCAGT
- the LOC126682307 gene encoding U-box domain-containing protein 44-like produces MALELIPIGTILAVLTNQVLKTAQAAKDVVIETKSFKVLSKHLFDIEPVLKELQLQKLNDCQAARLALESLEADVRKANQLVDKYKNRARFYLLVKCRHIVNEIQEVTRDIGRSLAALSLANTEVLAGISDQVNRLHNEMQRVEFEASYSQLQIVDKLNQGLRDQKLDQGFANDMLDEIARAVGVPVEPSQISKELASFRKEKEEAANRKERAEVLFLEQVIELLSRADAARDFEEVKKQYFQRVQVIGQYDEREEYIAPLTPFLCRINGNVMDDPVSLCTGTTCERAAIEAWIDGGERIDPETGDILEDTTLRSNIRLRQSIEEWRERNYCLRIRACRAKLLSDVDSYVEDALSHMQDLMRENSINKDWISIGGLTDIIISILGCSHNKDVKRKILITLKDIVESHPRNKEKVVSYEGWDLIIPCLVRDSSISKAAVELLFELLQERSGWNVSVCRKLSQQCSSILFLVTLLNGPVRESAVYATKILNKLFEIDEESISRAAKSGWYKPLVERIIQGPESSRISMVRAIVNMELDLKLLGEEGIIPPLLEMVGSGSIESKELSLSALVKLSDCDANKELISAAGGLSLVLKLMFSSHVRNVLKVKCAEILEKFASDDAGMKFLVDENRNQLELEPIITNLLALLQVPSSSHNLRRPALRALFGICNLDVGLVKTAVLTVDGVFLILSLLDDTNSEIREIAINLLFLFSHHEPQGVVDYLLKPRRLEALVGYLESDDKSDVQKAAAGLLANLPKSEVTLTQKLIVLNGLDAIVNIIRTGTMEAKENALSALFRFTDPSNVESQRIVVEQGTYPLLVDLLRTGSVTAKARAAALIGDLSVSSPKLVVVSKPTGFWCFRPTRRPHLCTAHAGICSVKTTFCLMEANALPALVDLLQGQVDATAHEAIQTLATLVQRGCPNRGANVLHEADAIKPVLDTLNWGSDSLKEEALGFLEKVFLSKEMVEHYKSTTRIRLISLTGRNIYEDNGRMGRKAAKVLALIERFSRSSTSLLPGIFG; encoded by the exons ATGGCTCTGGAGCTCATACCTATAGGGACCATCTTGGCTGTGCTAACAAACCAAGTCCTTAAGACAGCTCAGGCTGCAAAAGATGTTGTGATTGAGACTAAAAGTTTCAAGGTTCTGTCAAAGCATCTGTTTGACATCGAACCCGTGTTAAAAGAATTGCAGCTTCAAAAACTGAATGATTGTCAAGCTGCCAGGTTAGCACTTGAATCACTTGAAGCAGATGTCAGGAAGGCAAATCAGTTGGTTGATAAGTATAAGAATCGAGCCCGTTTCTACTTACTGGTGAAGTGCCGGCACATTGTGAACGAGATACAAGAAGTGACAAGGGATATTGGGAGGTCTTTAGCTGCGTTATCCCTTGCAAACACGGAAGTTCTTGCAGGGATATCTGACCAGGTGAATAGGCTACATAATGAAATGCAAAGGGTAGAATTTGAAGCATCATACTCGCAGCTTCAAATTGTTGATAAGTTGAACCAAGGTCTTCGTGATCAGAAACTTGATCAAGGTTTTGCAAATGACATGCTCGATGAAATTGCACGTGCTGTTGGGGTACCTGTAGAACCTTCACAGATTAGCAAAGAACTTGCAAGCTTTcgaaaggaaaaagaagaagcGGCCAACCGGAAAGAAAGGGCTGAAGTTCTCTTCTTGGAGCAGGTTATTGAGCTGCTTTCTCGAGCTGATGCTGCCAGAGATTTCGAAGAAGTCAAGAAGCAGTATTTTCAGAGAGTTCAGGTTATAGGGCAATATGATGAGAGGGAGGAATATATAGCTCCTCTTACTCCTTTCCTTTGTCGTATAAACGGGAATGTGATGGATGATCCTGTCAGCCTTTGCACTGGCACTACATGTGAGAGAGCTGCTATCGAAGCTTGGATTGACGGTGGAGAGAGAATTGACCCGGAAACTGGTGACATTCTAGAGGATACGACTTTGAGATCTAACATCCGACTTAGACAATCAATAGAGGAATGGAGAGAACGAAATTACTGCCTTAGAATCAGAGCTTGCAGGGCAAAGTTGTTATCAGATGTTGACTCTTATGTGGAAGATGCTCTAAGTCACATGCAGGATCTCATGAGAGAAAATTCTATAAACAAGGACTGGATCTCTATAGGAGGTTTGACGGATATCATCATTTCCATCCTTGGTTGCTCTCACAATAAAGATGTAAAGAGGAAGATTTTAATTACTCTAAAGGATATTGTTGAAAGCCATCCAAGGAATAAG GAAAAAGTGGTCAGCTATGAGGGATGGGATCTCATCATTCCTTGCTTAGTGCGCGACTCCAGTATCTCAAAGGCTGCTGTAGAATTGCTATTTGAGTTGTTGCAAGAGAGATCTGGTTGGAATGTGTCTGTGTGCAGGAAACTTTCTCAACAGTGCAGTTCAATTCTTTTCCTTGTCACCCTCTTGAATGGTCCTGTCAGGGAATCAGCTGTCTATGCAACAAAAATCTTGAATAAACTTTTTGAAATCGACGAGGAGAGTATATCTCGTGCTGCAAAGTCAGGCTGGTATAAACCGCTCGTTGAGCGGATTATACAAG GTCCGGAGTCTTCAAGGATATCAATGGTCCGAGCTATAGTTAATATGGAGTTGGATTTGAAGCTACTTGGTGAAGAAGGAATAATACCTCCTTTGCTTGAAATGGTAGGATCAGGAAGTATTGAATCAAAAGAGTTGTCCTTGTCTGCTTTGGTGAAGCTATCTGATTGCGATGCCAATAAAGAGCTTATTTCGGCTGCTGGTGGGCTTTctcttgttttaaaattaatgttcTCATCCCACGTACGAAATGTTCTTAAAGTAAAATGTGCTGAAATCCTTGAGAAATTTGCTTCTGATGATGCTGGAATGAAATTTCTTGTTGATGAGAACAGAAATCAGCTCGAGTTAGAACCAATCATCACCAATTTGTTAGCTTTGCTTCAGGTCCCGAGCTCATCCCATAATCTTCGGAGGCCTGCTTTACGAGCACTCTTTGGGATATGCAATCTTGACGTAGGATTGGTTAAGACTGCAGTTCTCACTGTTGATGGTGTATTTTTAATACTTTCTCTTCTCGATGATACAAACTCAGAAATTCGAGAGATTGCCATTAATCTTCTCTTCCTCTTCTCGCATCATGAACCGCAAGGAGTAGTGGATTACTTGCTTAAGCCAAGAAGACTCGAGGCGCTGGTGGGATATCTCGAGAGTGATGATAAGAGTGATGTACAGAAGGCTGCTGCTGGCTTATTGGCCAATCTTCCAAAATCTGAGGTAACCCTGACTCAGAAGCTAATTGTATTGAATGGGCTCGATGCAATCGTCAACATTATAAGAACAGGGACCATGGAAGCAAAAGAAAATGCTCTAAGTGCACTCTTTAGGTTCACTGATCCATCAAATGTCGAATCACAGCGGATTGTAGTTGAACAAGGAACTTACCCTTTACTCGTAGACTTACTGAGAACCGGTTCTGTAACGGCAAAGGCAAGAGCTGCAGCTCTTATTGGTGATCTTTCAGTGAGCAGTCCAAAGCTTGTTGTTGTGTCTAAACCAACCGGCTTTTGGTGTTTTAGGCCAACACGTCGTCCTCATCTATGCACAGCGCATGCAGGTATCTGCAGCGTGAAGACTACATTTTGTCTCATGGAAGCAAATGCTTTGCctgcattggtcgatctcctaCAGGGCCAGGTTGATGCAACTGCTCATGAAGCAATTCAGACACTCGCGACGTTGGTTCAACGGGGTTGTCCTAACCGAGGGGCCAATGTGTTACATGAGGCTGATGCCATAAAGCCTGTGCTAGATACTTTGAATTGGGGATCAGATTCTCTGAAAGAAGAGGCTTTAGGATTTCTGGAGAAGGTGTTCCTGTCAAAGGAAATGGTGGAACACTATAAATCAACAACCCGGATTCGACTAATTAGTCTGACCGGACGAAACATTTACGAGGATAATGGTCGTATGGGAAGAAAGGCTGCGAAAGTTCTTGCGCTCATCGAACGCTTTTCTAGATCATCAACATCTCTTCTGCCTGGAATATTTGGATAA
- the LOC126683411 gene encoding 40S ribosomal protein S12, which produces MSGEEAPAAAVPVVAAETPAAPLGEPMDLMTALPLVLRKALAHGGLVRGLHECAKLIEKNSAQLCVLAEDCNQSDYVKLVKSLCADHNVGLLMVPSAKTLGEWAGLCKIDSEGKARKVVGCSCAVVKDYGEESEGLNVVQQHIKSQ; this is translated from the exons ATGTCAGG TGAAGAAGCTCCAGCCGCCGCCGTTCCCGTTGTCGCCGCAGAGACACCAGCGGCGCCACTTGGTGAGCCGATGGATTTGATGACAGCATTGCCGTTGGTGTTGAGGAAAGCATTGGCGCATGGAGGACTAGTTAGAGGACTACACGAATGTGCAAAGCTGATAGAGAAGAATTCAGCTCAGCTTTGCGTGTTGGCGGAGGATTGTAATCAGAGTGATTATGTTAAGCTCGTTAAAAGTCTTTGCGCTGATCATAATGTCGGTTTATTGATGGTTCCTAGTGCTAAAACCCTCGGTGAATGGGCTGGT TTGTGTAAGATTGATTCAGAAGGCAAGGCGAGGAAAGTTGTTGGTTGCTCTTGCGCTGTAGTGAAG GATTATGGTGAGGAAAGTGAAGGTCTTAATGTTGTTCAGCAACACATCAAGTCTCAATAA